In Nyctibius grandis isolate bNycGra1 chromosome 8, bNycGra1.pri, whole genome shotgun sequence, a single window of DNA contains:
- the MIGA1 gene encoding mitoguardin 1 isoform X2 — MSEEAVTEARFSLKTVALRVFHLPLSWYYSLNQIKLSPGLKKLFTVTAVSAISVIFLAHHFKRRRGKKNKKVPPWEPSHLVLECTKAAASEKGSSCSSSRQNLTLSLSSAKEKGSQSCIYANGGLFSKYSGSVQSLASVQSATSCHSCACANSNSWDKADEDDIKLVNIPVTTPENLYLMGMELFEEALRRWEQALTFRNRQVEDEASCGSIKLGAGDAIAEESVEDIISAEFIHKLESLLQRAYRLQEEFEATLGAADPASLANDIDKNTDITVKDNMDDSCLRDTLSIASTDSFVSTAELTEHREIRNAYGLDSLCHCPLYEEAMHLAEEGKIYSRVLRTEMFECLGDSDFLAKLHCIRQAFQVILSETANRIFLAESGRKILSALIVKARKNPKKFEDVFDEMMYFLEQPDHWDNTEMELAARGVKNLNFYDVVLDFILMDSFEDLENPPISIQNVVNNRWLNSSFKETAVASSCWSVLKQKRQQMKVPDGFFAHFYAICEHISPVLAWGFLGPRNTLYDLCCFFKDQVLFFLKDIFDFEKEVSCLFKRKSKQLWPSMCNAKLWLGIWNPEL, encoded by the exons ATGTCAGAAGAAGCTGTTACTGAAGCACGATTTTCTCTCAAGACTGTAGCTCTACGGGTATTTCATCTTCCCCTTTCTTGGTATTATTCTCTTAATCAG ataaagcTTTCCCCTGGGTTAAAGAAGCTTTTCACGGTGACAGCAGTGAGCGCaatatctgttatttttctggcccatcattttaaaagaagacgtggaaagaaaaacaagaaagtgCCACCATGGGAACCAAGTCATCTAGTATTAGAGTGCACCAAAGCAGCTGCATCAGAAAAAG GTTCTAGTTGTTCCAGTAGTCGGCAAAACTTGACTCtttctctgagctctgccaagGAAAAAGGATCTCAGTCTTGTATCTATGCAAATGGAGGACTTTTCAGTAAATACTCCGGTTCTGTTCAGAGCCTGGCCTCG gttcaGAGTGCCACCTCTTGTCACAGTTGTGCTTGTGCCAATTCTAATTCCTGGGATAAAGCAGATGAAGATGATATTAAGCTTGTCAATATTCCAGTGACCACACCTGAAAATTTATATTTGATGG GTATGGAGCTTTTTGAAGAAGCACTGCGTCGATGGGAGCAGGCACTAACTTTCCGCAACAGGCAAGTGGAAGATGAAGCAAGTTGTGGTTCCATTAAGCTGGGAGCGGGAGATGCAATCGCAGAAGAAAGTGTAGAA GATATCATTAGTGCTGAATTCATTCATAAGCTTGAATCCCTTCTTCAAAGAGCTTATCGTCTTCAGGAGGAGTTTGAGGCTACCCTTGGGGCCGCTGATCCTGCTTCTCTAGCTAATGATATTG ataaaaatacagacattacTGTAAAGGATAATATGGATGATAGCTGCCTTCGGGATACATTAAGCATTGCATCGACAGACTCCTTTGTTTCCACAGCTGAG cttacaGAGCACAGAGAGATTCGTAATGCGTATGGTCTGGATTCCCTTTGCCATTGCCCATTGTACGAAGAAGCTATGCACTTAGCAGAAGAAGGCAAAATTTATTCACGAGTGTTAAG GACTGAAATGTTTGAATGTCTAGGAGACAGTGACTTCCTTGCTAAGCTTCATTGTATTCGACAAGCTTTTCAG GTAattctttcagaaacagcaaacagaatatttcttgctgaaagtggaagaaaaatcttgtcTGCTCTAATTGTGAAAGCACGAAAG AATCCAAAGAAATTTGAAGATGTCTTTGAtgaaatgatgtattttttagAACAACCAGATCACTGGGATAATACTGAAATGGAACTTGCTGCTAGAGGA GTGAAAAACCTGAATTTTTATGATGTTGTTCTGGACTTCATATTAATGGATTCATTTGAAGATTTAGAAAATCCACCAATATCTATACAGAATGTAGTAAATAACCGCTGGCTAAATTcctcttttaaagaaaca GCTGTGGCTTCAAGCTGTTGGTCAGtactgaagcagaaaagacagcaaatgaAG GTGCCTGATGGATTTTTTGCACATTTCTATGCTATATGTGAACATATCAGCCCTGTTTTGGCATGGGGCTTTTTGGGCCCTAGAAATACCCTTTATGACCTATGCTGCTTCTTCAAG GATCAAgtgcttttcttcctcaaagacatttttgattttgaaaag GAAGTCAGCTGTCTATTTAAGAGGAAATCTAAGCAATTGTGGCCATCTATGTGCAATGCAAAACTGTGGCTCGGGATATGGAACCCTGAACTTTAG
- the MIGA1 gene encoding mitoguardin 1 isoform X1, translated as MSEEAVTEARFSLKTVALRVFHLPLSWYYSLNQIKLSPGLKKLFTVTAVSAISVIFLAHHFKRRRGKKNKKVPPWEPSHLVLECTKAAASEKGSSCSSSRQNLTLSLSSAKEKGSQSCIYANGGLFSKYSGSVQSLASVQSATSCHSCACANSNSWDKADEDDIKLVNIPVTTPENLYLMGMELFEEALRRWEQALTFRNRQVEDEASCGSIKLGAGDAIAEESVEDIISAEFIHKLESLLQRAYRLQEEFEATLGAADPASLANDIDKNTDITVKDNMDDSCLRDTLSIASTDSFVSTAELTEHREIRNAYGLDSLCHCPLYEEAMHLAEEGKIYSRVLRTEMFECLGDSDFLAKLHCIRQAFQVILSETANRIFLAESGRKILSALIVKARKNPKKFEDVFDEMMYFLEQPDHWDNTEMELAARGVKNLNFYDVVLDFILMDSFEDLENPPISIQNVVNNRWLNSSFKETAVASSCWSVLKQKRQQMKVPDGFFAHFYAICEHISPVLAWGFLGPRNTLYDLCCFFKDQVLFFLKDIFDFEKVRYSTMESLAEDLMQLLIRHTELLMAYLGVESLRHVGACASGHGPVMTSGLLEAKVQ; from the exons ATGTCAGAAGAAGCTGTTACTGAAGCACGATTTTCTCTCAAGACTGTAGCTCTACGGGTATTTCATCTTCCCCTTTCTTGGTATTATTCTCTTAATCAG ataaagcTTTCCCCTGGGTTAAAGAAGCTTTTCACGGTGACAGCAGTGAGCGCaatatctgttatttttctggcccatcattttaaaagaagacgtggaaagaaaaacaagaaagtgCCACCATGGGAACCAAGTCATCTAGTATTAGAGTGCACCAAAGCAGCTGCATCAGAAAAAG GTTCTAGTTGTTCCAGTAGTCGGCAAAACTTGACTCtttctctgagctctgccaagGAAAAAGGATCTCAGTCTTGTATCTATGCAAATGGAGGACTTTTCAGTAAATACTCCGGTTCTGTTCAGAGCCTGGCCTCG gttcaGAGTGCCACCTCTTGTCACAGTTGTGCTTGTGCCAATTCTAATTCCTGGGATAAAGCAGATGAAGATGATATTAAGCTTGTCAATATTCCAGTGACCACACCTGAAAATTTATATTTGATGG GTATGGAGCTTTTTGAAGAAGCACTGCGTCGATGGGAGCAGGCACTAACTTTCCGCAACAGGCAAGTGGAAGATGAAGCAAGTTGTGGTTCCATTAAGCTGGGAGCGGGAGATGCAATCGCAGAAGAAAGTGTAGAA GATATCATTAGTGCTGAATTCATTCATAAGCTTGAATCCCTTCTTCAAAGAGCTTATCGTCTTCAGGAGGAGTTTGAGGCTACCCTTGGGGCCGCTGATCCTGCTTCTCTAGCTAATGATATTG ataaaaatacagacattacTGTAAAGGATAATATGGATGATAGCTGCCTTCGGGATACATTAAGCATTGCATCGACAGACTCCTTTGTTTCCACAGCTGAG cttacaGAGCACAGAGAGATTCGTAATGCGTATGGTCTGGATTCCCTTTGCCATTGCCCATTGTACGAAGAAGCTATGCACTTAGCAGAAGAAGGCAAAATTTATTCACGAGTGTTAAG GACTGAAATGTTTGAATGTCTAGGAGACAGTGACTTCCTTGCTAAGCTTCATTGTATTCGACAAGCTTTTCAG GTAattctttcagaaacagcaaacagaatatttcttgctgaaagtggaagaaaaatcttgtcTGCTCTAATTGTGAAAGCACGAAAG AATCCAAAGAAATTTGAAGATGTCTTTGAtgaaatgatgtattttttagAACAACCAGATCACTGGGATAATACTGAAATGGAACTTGCTGCTAGAGGA GTGAAAAACCTGAATTTTTATGATGTTGTTCTGGACTTCATATTAATGGATTCATTTGAAGATTTAGAAAATCCACCAATATCTATACAGAATGTAGTAAATAACCGCTGGCTAAATTcctcttttaaagaaaca GCTGTGGCTTCAAGCTGTTGGTCAGtactgaagcagaaaagacagcaaatgaAG GTGCCTGATGGATTTTTTGCACATTTCTATGCTATATGTGAACATATCAGCCCTGTTTTGGCATGGGGCTTTTTGGGCCCTAGAAATACCCTTTATGACCTATGCTGCTTCTTCAAG GATCAAgtgcttttcttcctcaaagacatttttgattttgaaaaggtGAGATACTCAACTATGGAGAGTTTGGCTGAAGATCTTATGCAATTATTAATCCGACACACTGAACTTTTAATGGCCTATCTCGGAGTAGAGTCACTAAGACATGTCGGTGCTTGTGCCAGTGGTCATGGGCCTGTCATGACCAGTGGGCTGCTAGAAGCAAAAGTACAGTAA